CGCGGGCTGGTGCGCTCGCCCTGCGCGCCGCTGCTCCGCGCTCCGTCACACGGGGGCATCGGACGGCGCTGCTTAGGATGACGCCATGACCACATGGGAGTACGCGACGATTCCTTTGCTCACCCACAACACCAAGGCCATCCTCGACCAGTGGGGTGAGGACGGCTGGGAGCTGGTGCAGGTCGTGCCGGGCCCGACCGGGTCGGCGAACCTAGTGGCCTACCTCAAGCGGCCCAAGGGCGAGAAGTGAGCGCCACCGAGCGGCTGGCCGACATCGGCGTGACCCTGCCGCCGGTGCCGCGGCCCGCCGGCGTGTACGTCCCGGCGCTGCGGCACGGGAACCTGGTGTACACCTCCGGGCAGCTACCCCTCGTCAACGGCAACCTGACGGTGACCGGCAGGGTCGGCGACTCCGCGGACGCCGTCGACCCGGCGGACGCCAACGTGGCCGCCCGCACGTGCGTGCTCAACGCGCTCGCGGCCGCCGCTGAGGCCGCCGGCGGGCTCGACAACATCGAACGGGTGGTGAAGGTGACCGGTTTCGTCGCCTCCGAGCCGTCCTTCACCGGACAACCCGGGGTGATCAACGGCGCCTCGCAGCTGCTCGGCGAGATCTTCGGTGCCGCCGGCGCGCACGCCC
This window of the Georgenia yuyongxinii genome carries:
- a CDS encoding DUF4177 domain-containing protein — protein: MTTWEYATIPLLTHNTKAILDQWGEDGWELVQVVPGPTGSANLVAYLKRPKGEK
- a CDS encoding RidA family protein yields the protein MSATERLADIGVTLPPVPRPAGVYVPALRHGNLVYTSGQLPLVNGNLTVTGRVGDSADAVDPADANVAARTCVLNALAAAAEAAGGLDNIERVVKVTGFVASEPSFTGQPGVINGASQLLGEIFGAAGAHARSAVGVAALPMDAPVEVEIVVAVR